One part of the Calypte anna isolate BGI_N300 chromosome 12, bCalAnn1_v1.p, whole genome shotgun sequence genome encodes these proteins:
- the BARX1 gene encoding LOW QUALITY PROTEIN: homeobox protein BarH-like 1 (The sequence of the model RefSeq protein was modified relative to this genomic sequence to represent the inferred CDS: inserted 1 base in 1 codon; deleted 1 base in 1 codon) → MQHPLELGAGHYFPAEAFPDHRSHRYRSFMIEEILTDPPDTKGAAPAGELLKFGVQALLSARPYHNHLAVLKAEPAAVFKFPLAPLGCSGLGSALLAAGSGLQGGSASPHLPLELHLRGKLEAGPSEPGSKAKKGRRSRTVFTELQLMGLEKRFEKQKYLSTPDRIDLAESLGLSQLQVKTWYQNRRMKWKKIVLQGGGLESPTKPKGRPKKNSXPSSEQLSEQERARDAEKPPESLGSPAEVSQEE, encoded by the exons ATGCAGCACCCGCTGGAGCTTGGGGCCGGACACTACTTCCCGGCCGAAGCCTTCCCCGACCACCGTTCCCACCGCTACCGAAGCTTCATGATAGAGGAGATCCTCACCGACCCCCCGGACACCAAGGGGGCAGCGCCGGCCGGGGAGTTACTCAAGTTCGGAGTGCAGGCGCTGCTCTCCGCCCGGCCCTACCACAACCACCTCG CGGTGCTGAAGGCGGAGCCGGCCGCCGTGTTCAAGTTCCCGCTGGCTCCTTTGGGCTGCTCGGGGCTGGGTTCGGCCCTGCTGGCCGCCGGCTCGGGGCTGCAGGGCGGCTCCGCCTCGCCCCATCTCCCGCTGGAGCTGCACCTCCGCGGCAAGCTGGAGGCGGGCCCCTCGGAGCCGGGCAGCAAGGCCAAGAAGGGCCGCCGGAGCCGCACCGTCTTCACCGAGCTGCAGCTCATGGGGCTAGAGAAGCGTTTCGAGAAGCAGAAATACCTCTCCACTCCCGACAG AATAGACCTAGCCGAATCGCTGGGGCTCAGCCAGCTCCAGGTGAAAACCTGGTACCAGAACAGGCGcatgaaatggaagaaaata GTGTTGCAGGGGGGAGGCCTGGAGTCCCCCACCAAGCCCAAGGGCCGCCCAAAGAAGAACT ATCCCAGCAGCGAGCAGCTCTCGGAGCAGGAGCGAGCCCGGGACGCCGAGAAGCCG CCCGAGAGCCTGGGCTCGCCGGCCGAGGTCAGTCAGGAGGAGTGA